From the genome of Streptomyces sp. NBC_01260, one region includes:
- a CDS encoding sugar ABC transporter ATP-binding protein, with protein MDVTKRFGAVQALGGVTLDFPRGQVTALMGENGAGKSTLLKILTGDHQPTQGHIVLGGERVVLDSPAKARTAGIRIIPQEPEIIPHISVAENVYAGALPRKSGRRFDRAELRRRIDADLARLGFADVLDPNLLGSQLTPAQRQLVEIMRALTGSTVATLIAFDEPTSSLAEHEVDALFALIRRLRNQGIAIVYVSHRMQEIFQLADRIAVLRDGSLVGVQQADTTNEAELVRLMVGRDLSTMFVRQRVATDRLVLDVKNLTTDDVYDISLQVHAGEVVGLAGLIGAGRSELALALAGDQPVRSGTAALDGVPLPSGRPGAVIRAGLGLAPEERKAQALFLQQSVRANISQVVLDRLRRSRFVRRTAERELAQHYTDRLRVRTPSIDHEVRKLSGGNQQKVVLARWLARKPKVLILDEPTRGIDVGAKAEIYQIIADLAADGVAVLVISSELPELLGLADRVVVMQQGRVTGELSHDEATEESILALAMAHDIIDASTPGATS; from the coding sequence GTGGACGTCACCAAACGGTTCGGGGCGGTACAGGCCCTTGGCGGGGTCACGCTCGACTTCCCCCGCGGGCAGGTCACCGCGCTGATGGGTGAGAACGGCGCGGGAAAGTCGACCCTGCTCAAGATCCTCACCGGTGACCACCAGCCCACCCAGGGGCACATCGTCCTGGGTGGCGAGCGCGTGGTGCTCGACTCCCCGGCCAAGGCACGCACGGCAGGCATCCGGATCATTCCGCAGGAACCGGAGATCATCCCGCACATCTCGGTCGCCGAGAACGTCTACGCCGGCGCCCTGCCGCGCAAGTCCGGCCGGCGATTCGACCGGGCCGAGCTCCGCCGCCGCATCGACGCGGACTTGGCCCGGCTGGGCTTCGCCGATGTACTGGACCCGAACCTCCTGGGTTCACAGCTGACCCCGGCCCAACGTCAGCTGGTCGAGATCATGCGCGCCCTCACCGGCAGTACCGTGGCGACACTGATCGCGTTCGACGAACCCACCTCCTCCCTCGCCGAGCACGAGGTGGACGCCCTGTTCGCCCTGATCCGGCGACTGCGGAACCAAGGCATCGCCATCGTCTACGTCTCGCACCGCATGCAGGAGATCTTCCAGCTCGCCGACCGCATCGCCGTGCTGCGCGATGGCAGCCTGGTCGGTGTCCAGCAGGCCGACACGACGAACGAAGCAGAGCTCGTACGCCTCATGGTGGGCCGCGACCTGTCCACCATGTTCGTCCGACAGCGGGTCGCCACCGACCGCCTCGTTCTCGACGTCAAGAACCTCACCACCGACGACGTGTACGACATCTCGCTCCAGGTCCACGCCGGCGAAGTCGTCGGCCTGGCCGGTCTCATCGGAGCAGGACGCTCCGAACTCGCCCTCGCGCTGGCCGGCGACCAGCCCGTCCGCAGCGGCACCGCCGCCCTCGACGGGGTCCCGCTGCCCAGCGGCCGCCCCGGCGCGGTGATCCGGGCCGGCCTCGGACTCGCCCCCGAGGAGCGCAAGGCACAGGCGCTCTTCCTGCAGCAGTCCGTCCGGGCCAACATCTCCCAGGTAGTCCTCGACCGGCTACGGCGCTCCCGCTTCGTACGCCGCACCGCCGAACGAGAGCTCGCCCAGCACTACACCGACCGGCTCCGGGTCCGCACCCCCTCGATCGACCACGAAGTGCGCAAACTCTCCGGCGGAAACCAGCAGAAGGTCGTCCTCGCCCGCTGGCTCGCCCGCAAACCCAAGGTCCTCATCCTCGACGAGCCGACCCGAGGCATCGACGTCGGCGCCAAGGCCGAGATCTACCAGATCATCGCCGACCTCGCCGCCGACGGTGTGGCCGTCCTCGTCATCTCCTCGGAGCTCCCCGAACTCCTCGGTCTCGCGGACCGGGTGGTGGTCATGCAGCAAGGACGCGTCACCGGCGAACTCAGCCACGACGAAGCCACCGAAGAATCCATCCTCGCCCTCGCGATGGCGCACGACATCATCGACGCCAGCACTCCCGGAGCCACTTCATGA
- a CDS encoding sugar kinase, with protein sequence MSAEVVVCGEAMLLLLAEPGVPLEHALAFRRSVAGAESNVAAGLARLGHTVRWLGRVGDDPAGRAVLAQLRAQGVDSSYAITDPEAPTGVLMRDSHPARAIDVQYLRTGSAASRMSPDELESRMFEGARLVHITGITPMLSDSAHRATLRLVELARAAGATVSFDPNIRHKLGSPDRWREVVGPLLAHADVVLAGEDELELLGVPHPASLLETGLGTLVVKHRDKSATCLTRTAEACHQPAFPVPVADPVGAGDAFAAGFLSGLLHASDTGQCLRQAAAVAALVVQCPTDTDGMPDRVGLDRALAAFTGTNAETVIR encoded by the coding sequence ATGAGCGCCGAAGTCGTCGTGTGCGGAGAGGCCATGCTCCTCCTGCTGGCCGAACCGGGGGTCCCGCTGGAACACGCGCTCGCGTTCCGGCGTTCCGTCGCGGGCGCCGAGAGCAATGTGGCGGCGGGCCTTGCCCGGCTCGGACACACCGTCCGGTGGCTCGGTCGCGTCGGTGACGATCCGGCAGGGCGGGCCGTGCTTGCACAGCTCCGTGCGCAAGGCGTGGACAGCTCGTACGCCATAACGGACCCCGAGGCTCCGACCGGAGTCCTCATGCGCGACAGCCATCCGGCGCGCGCCATCGACGTGCAGTATCTGCGTACGGGCTCAGCCGCCTCCCGGATGTCCCCGGACGAACTGGAGTCCCGCATGTTCGAGGGGGCGCGACTCGTCCACATCACCGGCATCACCCCAATGCTGTCGGATTCGGCGCACCGGGCCACCTTGCGCCTCGTCGAACTGGCGCGAGCCGCCGGTGCGACGGTCTCGTTCGATCCGAACATCCGCCACAAGCTCGGCTCACCCGACCGCTGGCGCGAGGTCGTCGGCCCTCTCCTGGCCCACGCGGACGTGGTGCTGGCAGGCGAGGACGAATTGGAGCTGCTGGGTGTACCGCACCCGGCCTCCCTGCTCGAGACGGGCCTCGGAACGCTCGTCGTCAAGCACCGGGACAAGTCGGCCACCTGTCTCACCCGCACGGCAGAAGCCTGCCACCAGCCCGCCTTCCCCGTGCCGGTCGCCGACCCGGTGGGCGCGGGGGACGCCTTCGCCGCAGGGTTCCTCTCCGGGCTGCTGCACGCCTCCGACACCGGCCAGTGCCTGCGCCAGGCCGCCGCTGTCGCGGCGCTGGTCGTCCAGTGTCCGACCGACACGGACGGAATGCCTGACCGCGTCGGTCTCGACCGCGCCCTGGCCGCCTTCACCGGCACCAACGCTGAAACCGTCATCCGCTGA
- a CDS encoding ABC transporter permease codes for MTLTSSPSPAVKGQPDRPAAFRPKLLSRISGQNISLVGALILVLVLFGVLNDNYLSLSNMQVIAEAATITGLLAIVQTVVIICGGLDISVGSQAGVASVVSAMVFTSTGTNAFLGMAAAVGVGVLIGALNGLIIVYGRVNPTIATLAGLAAYKGLAQLLSDGRAQGYVLNNDVFIFLGRGKIAGLPVMVWILIVVAVAVHILLRYTDIGRNIYAIGGNDTAARLAGININKYLVFVYALIGIVAAIAGILLTARTGSGQPTSGSEGLELKAITAAALGGAALKGGKGGIGGTLLAVALLGALENGLTVQGINSFWQNVAQGALLVIAVVIQQRRSGERAVGLPN; via the coding sequence ATGACCCTCACCAGCTCTCCCTCCCCGGCCGTCAAGGGACAGCCGGACCGTCCCGCCGCCTTCCGGCCGAAGCTGTTGTCCCGCATCAGCGGGCAAAACATCAGCCTCGTCGGCGCACTGATCCTCGTGCTCGTGCTGTTCGGGGTGCTCAACGACAACTACCTGAGCCTGTCCAACATGCAGGTGATCGCGGAGGCGGCGACCATCACCGGTCTGCTCGCGATCGTGCAGACGGTCGTGATCATCTGCGGCGGCCTCGACATCTCCGTCGGCTCGCAGGCCGGTGTGGCCTCCGTGGTCAGCGCCATGGTCTTCACCAGCACCGGCACCAACGCCTTCCTCGGCATGGCAGCCGCTGTCGGAGTCGGCGTGCTCATCGGCGCCCTCAACGGCCTGATCATCGTCTACGGCCGGGTGAACCCCACCATCGCCACCCTCGCCGGCCTCGCCGCCTACAAAGGCCTCGCCCAACTCCTGTCCGACGGACGCGCCCAGGGCTACGTCCTCAACAACGACGTCTTCATCTTCCTCGGCCGCGGAAAGATCGCCGGACTCCCCGTCATGGTCTGGATCCTCATCGTCGTCGCCGTGGCCGTCCACATCCTGCTCCGCTACACCGACATCGGCCGCAACATCTACGCCATCGGCGGAAACGACACAGCCGCCCGCCTCGCCGGCATCAACATCAACAAGTACCTGGTCTTCGTCTACGCCCTCATCGGCATCGTCGCCGCCATCGCCGGCATCCTCCTCACCGCCCGCACCGGATCCGGCCAGCCCACCTCCGGCAGCGAAGGCCTCGAACTCAAAGCCATCACCGCCGCCGCACTCGGCGGCGCCGCCCTCAAGGGCGGCAAGGGCGGCATCGGCGGCACCCTCCTCGCCGTCGCCCTCCTCGGCGCCCTGGAGAACGGCCTCACCGTCCAGGGCATCAACTCCTTCTGGCAGAACGTCGCCCAGGGCGCCCTCCTCGTCATAGCCGTCGTGATCCAGCAGCGACGCAGCGGCGAACGCGCTGTCGGACTACCCAACTGA
- a CDS encoding substrate-binding domain-containing protein, whose product MNSSFHRNIAVATGLLLTLGLATACSSGKESSGGDAVDKKVDGKISLTYLQKQGDQEYFIGEAAGAKAKAKELGIDLKVVNLGNDANKTVSEVQSAVAQKTSGIIIVVPDPAVGPQVVQTAKDGKVALLTSDDQICTTGPDPAACGKDDLVPRIGFSGAQMGGEVGKRAAAEFGKAGWKAADTRVISAWKQDVTVCGDRVNAAKKTFDAAVPGVKTINVPTDNTPTGAQDKIAATITANSKVKNWVVWGCNDENAMGGVTALQNAGIGPDHVIGVGLGAYLACKEWQTDKKSGMKAALFINGKDVGALAVQTMYDKLKNGKNFPQEAFAPTTMVDHSSWKTAGLTCG is encoded by the coding sequence ATGAACTCTTCGTTCCATCGGAACATCGCCGTGGCCACCGGCCTGCTGCTCACTCTCGGTCTCGCCACGGCGTGTTCGTCGGGCAAGGAGTCCTCCGGCGGCGACGCGGTCGACAAGAAGGTCGACGGCAAGATCTCCCTCACCTACCTGCAGAAGCAGGGCGACCAGGAGTACTTCATCGGCGAGGCGGCCGGCGCCAAGGCGAAGGCCAAGGAGCTCGGCATCGACCTCAAGGTGGTCAACCTGGGCAACGACGCCAACAAGACCGTCAGTGAGGTCCAGTCCGCCGTCGCACAGAAGACGAGCGGCATCATCATCGTCGTCCCCGACCCGGCTGTGGGACCTCAGGTCGTCCAGACGGCGAAGGACGGGAAGGTCGCCCTGCTCACCTCCGACGACCAGATCTGCACCACGGGGCCCGACCCCGCCGCCTGCGGCAAGGACGACCTGGTCCCCCGCATCGGTTTCAGCGGTGCGCAGATGGGCGGGGAGGTCGGCAAGCGAGCCGCCGCCGAGTTCGGGAAGGCCGGCTGGAAGGCCGCGGACACCCGTGTCATCTCGGCATGGAAGCAGGACGTCACCGTGTGCGGTGACCGGGTCAACGCGGCCAAGAAGACGTTCGACGCCGCGGTGCCCGGCGTGAAGACCATCAACGTGCCCACCGACAACACCCCGACCGGCGCCCAGGACAAGATCGCCGCGACGATCACCGCGAACTCCAAGGTCAAGAACTGGGTCGTCTGGGGCTGCAACGACGAGAACGCCATGGGCGGGGTCACCGCGCTGCAGAACGCCGGCATCGGCCCCGATCACGTCATCGGCGTCGGGCTCGGCGCCTACCTTGCCTGCAAGGAATGGCAGACCGACAAGAAGAGCGGCATGAAGGCCGCCCTCTTCATCAACGGCAAGGACGTCGGCGCCCTGGCCGTCCAGACCATGTACGACAAGCTCAAGAACGGCAAGAACTTCCCGCAGGAGGCCTTCGCTCCCACCACGATGGTCGACCACTCCTCCTGGAAGACCGCCGGTCTCACCTGCGGCTGA
- a CDS encoding bifunctional 4-hydroxy-2-oxoglutarate aldolase/2-dehydro-3-deoxy-phosphogluconate aldolase → MYRWETVQAVTAQRVFGIIRTAGPKEAVAAADAVLDAGLHAVEIALTTPRALTALARLAETRPDALLGAGTVIDAAAARAAVEAGARFLVSPSLHPEVIRTGHRYGVPVFPGVSTPTEMVRALEEGADALKLFPASTVSPAWLRDVRAALPQAPVLPTGGVTSENAPDWIAAGAVACGMGSALTSGGVRSAGERVSDLLRRLAEAC, encoded by the coding sequence ATGTACCGATGGGAGACCGTCCAGGCCGTCACCGCACAGCGAGTGTTCGGCATCATCCGCACGGCAGGGCCGAAGGAGGCCGTCGCCGCGGCGGACGCAGTGCTGGACGCTGGGCTGCACGCCGTGGAGATCGCCCTCACCACGCCACGCGCCCTCACCGCGCTGGCCCGGCTCGCCGAGACCCGCCCGGACGCGCTGCTCGGCGCGGGCACTGTCATTGACGCGGCTGCGGCGCGTGCGGCCGTCGAAGCGGGTGCCCGCTTCCTCGTGTCACCGAGCCTCCACCCGGAAGTCATCCGGACGGGTCACCGATACGGTGTCCCGGTGTTTCCGGGCGTCTCCACCCCGACCGAGATGGTGCGTGCCCTGGAGGAGGGGGCTGACGCGCTCAAGCTCTTCCCGGCGTCGACGGTCTCACCTGCCTGGCTGCGTGACGTCCGTGCCGCACTTCCCCAGGCACCCGTGCTGCCGACGGGCGGTGTGACAAGCGAGAACGCGCCGGATTGGATAGCCGCTGGCGCGGTGGCCTGCGGGATGGGGTCGGCCCTGACATCGGGGGGCGTCCGCAGCGCCGGTGAACGGGTGAGTGACCTCCTGCGCAGACTCGCTGAGGCTTGTTGA
- a CDS encoding IlvD/Edd family dehydratase, which produces MAERETPSAAVPVTPREPLRSRAWFGDGGKNGFIARHHLRAMGRGGHNFDGRPVIGICNTFSELTPCNGHLQILADAVKRGVLQAGGFPLEFPAMSLGEPFLRPTSMLYRNLAAMEIEEQIRANPIDAVVLLTGCDKTTPAALMGAASAGVPAIVLTGGPMLNGRFKGRHVGSGTDIWRMTEELRAGTITQEEFTEFESSLNRSAGHCMTMGTASTMACLAEALGMMLPGGSGLPAVDARRGTLAEETGARAVALAGSDLTPRRIMTRAAFENAVRINAAIGGSTNAVVHLLALAGRLGVPLELDDFDRLGAELPLLIDLMPSGRFLMEEFAYAGGLPALVNDLRDALHQDTVTVTGRSLTANCQGAQVYDREVIRAFDNPVLPAGRGTAVVRGSLAPDGAVIKLSAAAPHLLDHTGPALVFDSIEDYLAVAEDSTLDVSAETVLIVRNTGPRGYPGMPEVGNLPLPKKLLDAGIRDMVRVSDARMSGTAFGTCVLHVAPEAAVGGPLAFVRTGDQVRLDVPGRRLDVLIDETEMDLRRSAWQPPKPPVTRGWTYLYTEHVTQADTGADLDFLVGATDSPPPRQAF; this is translated from the coding sequence ATGGCAGAGCGAGAGACACCGTCAGCCGCAGTTCCCGTCACACCTCGAGAGCCACTCCGGAGCCGTGCCTGGTTCGGTGACGGCGGCAAGAACGGTTTCATCGCCCGTCACCACCTGCGAGCCATGGGGCGGGGGGGCCACAACTTCGACGGCCGCCCGGTCATCGGCATCTGCAACACGTTCTCCGAACTGACCCCGTGCAACGGCCATTTGCAGATCCTCGCCGACGCCGTGAAGCGTGGAGTGCTGCAGGCGGGCGGCTTCCCCCTGGAATTTCCTGCCATGTCTCTCGGCGAACCCTTCCTGCGGCCGACGTCGATGCTCTACCGCAACCTGGCGGCCATGGAGATCGAAGAACAGATCCGGGCCAATCCGATCGACGCCGTCGTATTGCTCACCGGGTGCGACAAGACCACGCCCGCCGCGCTGATGGGTGCCGCCAGCGCCGGTGTGCCCGCCATCGTCCTCACCGGCGGCCCCATGCTCAACGGCCGGTTCAAGGGCCGACACGTGGGTTCCGGCACGGACATCTGGCGGATGACGGAAGAGCTGCGCGCGGGGACGATCACGCAGGAGGAGTTCACCGAGTTCGAGTCGTCCCTGAACCGCTCCGCGGGTCACTGCATGACCATGGGTACGGCGTCCACCATGGCCTGCCTGGCGGAGGCCCTGGGCATGATGCTGCCAGGCGGCTCCGGGCTGCCGGCCGTGGACGCCCGGCGCGGCACACTGGCCGAAGAGACCGGCGCACGTGCCGTGGCACTCGCGGGAAGCGACCTCACCCCCCGGCGCATTATGACGCGAGCAGCCTTCGAGAACGCCGTCCGGATCAACGCGGCGATCGGCGGGTCCACCAACGCGGTGGTGCACCTGCTCGCCCTGGCCGGCCGACTGGGCGTACCCCTGGAACTCGACGACTTCGACCGCCTGGGCGCCGAACTTCCGCTGCTCATCGACCTGATGCCCTCCGGGCGGTTCCTGATGGAGGAGTTCGCCTACGCCGGAGGGCTGCCGGCGCTCGTCAACGACCTTCGGGACGCCCTGCACCAGGACACGGTGACGGTCACCGGCCGTTCCCTGACAGCCAATTGCCAGGGTGCGCAGGTGTACGACCGTGAGGTCATCCGGGCCTTCGACAACCCGGTGCTGCCCGCAGGACGAGGGACCGCCGTGGTGCGCGGCAGCCTCGCCCCGGACGGTGCCGTCATCAAGCTGTCGGCCGCCGCGCCGCACCTGCTGGACCACACAGGCCCCGCCCTCGTCTTCGACTCCATCGAGGACTACCTCGCCGTCGCCGAGGACTCCACGCTCGACGTCTCCGCCGAGACGGTGCTCATCGTGCGCAACACAGGCCCCCGCGGATATCCGGGCATGCCCGAGGTGGGCAACCTGCCACTGCCGAAGAAGCTGCTCGACGCCGGGATCAGGGACATGGTCCGCGTATCCGATGCCCGCATGTCCGGAACGGCCTTCGGAACGTGCGTGCTGCATGTGGCACCGGAGGCGGCTGTCGGCGGTCCGCTGGCGTTCGTCCGCACCGGAGACCAGGTCAGACTTGACGTGCCCGGCCGACGGCTCGACGTGCTGATCGACGAGACCGAGATGGACCTTCGGCGCTCCGCGTGGCAGCCGCCGAAACCGCCGGTCACCCGTGGCTGGACCTATCTCTACACCGAACACGTCACGCAGGCCGACACCGGCGCCGACCTCGACTTCCTCGTCGGCGCGACCGACTCGCCCCCGCCCCGACAAGCCTTCTGA
- a CDS encoding dihydrodipicolinate synthase family protein, whose protein sequence is MATPVHKDLDTLVRGVSPVLEVPFHDDGELDPDGFTTVVDRVLATGVSSLMFPGFASEFHKLDPEERELLTGLLLQQTRNRQDVAAIVSVPDHATRAAVRQALRAAELGADAINLLPPHFLAPSKDAVSAHLREVLTAVDPLPVVVQYAPAQTGTALDAPTLHRLAAEHPNLRWVKVESAPPGRLIAALAAGPRPLPSLIGYAGLQLPDALRRGAVGVQPGCSFTELYVELWEHWQCGDEAEAVALHTRMLPYLSYWMQSVELIIAVEKEISVRRGWIASAHCRAPGYRLDEEELKMIDRFCAEFAPQVPELAR, encoded by the coding sequence ATGGCCACACCCGTACACAAGGACCTCGACACACTGGTCCGAGGAGTCTCGCCCGTACTGGAGGTTCCGTTCCACGACGACGGAGAGCTCGACCCCGACGGATTCACCACGGTGGTGGACCGGGTACTTGCGACAGGGGTGAGCTCGCTGATGTTCCCCGGTTTCGCGAGCGAGTTCCACAAACTCGACCCCGAAGAGCGGGAACTGCTCACCGGACTGCTGCTCCAGCAGACCCGGAACCGCCAGGATGTCGCCGCCATCGTCTCCGTCCCGGACCACGCCACCCGGGCCGCGGTCCGCCAAGCGCTCCGGGCCGCCGAACTCGGTGCCGACGCCATCAACCTGCTCCCGCCCCACTTCCTCGCGCCCTCCAAGGACGCCGTCTCGGCCCATCTGCGCGAGGTACTCACCGCCGTCGATCCACTGCCCGTTGTGGTGCAGTACGCCCCGGCACAGACCGGAACGGCGCTGGACGCACCCACCCTGCACCGGCTGGCCGCCGAGCACCCCAATCTGCGCTGGGTCAAGGTCGAGTCCGCCCCGCCGGGCCGGCTGATCGCGGCTCTGGCCGCCGGTCCCCGTCCGCTGCCCTCACTGATCGGCTACGCCGGTCTGCAACTGCCGGACGCCCTGCGCCGCGGGGCGGTCGGCGTCCAGCCCGGTTGCTCCTTCACCGAGTTGTACGTCGAACTCTGGGAGCACTGGCAGTGCGGCGACGAGGCCGAGGCCGTCGCCCTGCACACCCGGATGCTGCCCTACCTCTCGTACTGGATGCAGAGCGTGGAGCTCATCATCGCCGTGGAGAAGGAGATCTCCGTGCGCCGTGGCTGGATTGCGTCTGCGCACTGCCGGGCCCCGGGGTACCGGCTCGACGAGGAAGAGTTGAAGATGATCGACCGCTTCTGCGCCGAGTTCGCCCCCCAGGTGCCGGAGCTGGCCCGATGA